The Primulina eburnea isolate SZY01 chromosome 13, ASM2296580v1, whole genome shotgun sequence genome includes a region encoding these proteins:
- the LOC140809242 gene encoding peptidyl-prolyl cis-trans isomerase FKBP12-like, with protein sequence MLAHPIRAMGVEKEVLRNGSGSKPVSGQKVTVHCTGFGKNGDLSKKFWSTKDPGQTPFSFQIGQGKVIKGWDEGVLGMQVGEVARLRCSPDYAYGANGFPAWGIQPNSVLVFEIEVLSAE encoded by the exons ATGCTAGCTCATCCAATTAGGGCAATGGGAGTGGAGAAGGAAGTTCTCAGAAACGGGTCGGGCTCGAAACCCGTTTCCGGTCAAAAGGTTACAGTTCACTGCACCGGTTTTGGCAAAAATGGTGACCTTTCCAAAAAGTTTTGGAG CACAAAGGATCCGGGCCAGACGCCGTTCTCTTTCCAAATTGGTCAAGGAAAAGTAATTAAAG GATGGGACGAAGGGGTGTTGGGAATGCAAGTGGGAGAAGTTGCCCGATTACGG TGCTCTCCTGACTATGCCTATGGGGCAAATGGTTTTCCAGCATGGGGTATTCAGCCTAACTCGGTTTTGGTGTTTGAGATTGAAGTTCTGAGCGCTGAGTAG
- the LOC140810202 gene encoding uncharacterized protein produces MDKLARGPVAKNVDYDVNELNGVGIDSDSHTLLIIKLPDSWVLRVLSRILFLAMIILALSSIGSMLRTSSNVALFKPDADADMVNGFKILPLLLRDLLEEGLIKKGQKGFVLGAGNGDNEDDFQFLKETGIDLLVGADLQRKNVVEPQAFDFVFTWSLRRIHLFDGVLKEGALVISPLGSDPLPELQLLSSYKIVYLRRFENTVVAMRKKGQSSYGVDNSPAKHTSSGVTPEEKKAALKNLEDVYLEPPRLSTLMKKPSFTSRKIKFLPDLLKDSLDEYPRRIFISDDLTALDWFYKNYPMRDQEFEVYDMEIVTNNDAPSQRATPQDMGISTWLTKNVKREDYVVMKAEAQVVEGMLRDRTLSLVDELFLECRNQWQDGEKNGSKRAYWQCLALYGKVKDEGIAVHQWWN; encoded by the coding sequence ATGGATAAATTGGCTCGTGGGCCCGTGGCCAAGAACGTTGATTATGATGTGAATGAGCTGAATGGGGTGGGAATCGATTCAGATTCTCACACACTTTTGATAATAAAGCTACCCGATTCATGGGTTCTGCGTGTCTTGTCGAGAATTCTGTTTTTGGCGATGATTATTCTCGCATTGTCTTCTATTGGTTCTATGCTGAGAACCTCTTCCAATGTTGCTTTATTCAAGCCTGATGCTGATGCAGATATGGTCAATGGGTTCAAGATCCTGCCCCTTCTTCTCCGTGATTTGTTAGAAGAAGGCCTCATCAAGAAAGGCCAAAAGGGTTTCGTTCTTGGTGCTGGTAACGGCGATAATGAAGATGATTTCCAGTTCTTGAAAGAAACGGGTATTGATTTGCTCGTCGGAGCTGATCTGCAGCGGAAGAATGTGGTTGAACCCCAAGcgtttgattttgttttcacGTGGTCCCTTCGCAGAATCCATCTGTTTGACGGTGTTTTAAAAGAGGGTGCGCTGGTAATCTCTCCATTGGGCAGTGATCCCTTGCCTGAACTGCAACTTTTGAGCAGTTACAAGATCGTGTATCTCCGAAGATTCGAAAACACAGTGGTGGCAATGCGTAAAAAGGGGCAGTCTTCGTATGGTGTTGATAATTCCCCAGCAAAGCATACGTCTTCTGGCGTAACACCAGAGGAAAAGAAAGCTGCATTGAAAAACCTGGAGGATGTATATCTCGAGCCCCCGAGACTTTCAACACTGATGAAAAAACCAAGCTTTACATCAAGGAAAATCAAGTTCCTTCCTGATCTGTTGAAGGATTCTTTGGATGAGTATCCACGACGCATTTTCATCTCAGATGACTTGACAGCACTTGACTGGTTTTACAAGAACTACCCAATGAGGGATCAAGAATTTGAAGTTTATGATATGGAGATTGTGACCAACAATGATGCACCTTCACAACGAGCCACACCTCAAGACATGGGTATATCGACTTGGCTAACGAAGAACGTGAAACGGGAGGACTATGTCGTGATGAAAGCGGAGGCACAAGTGGTGGAGGGGATGCTCAGAGATAGGACATTAAGTCTTGTGGATGAATTGTTCTTGGAGTGTAGAAATCAATGGCAAGATGGGGAAAAGAATGGCAGCAAGAGAGCATATTGGCAGTGTTTAGCCTTGTATGGTAAAGTAAAGGATGAAGGTATAGCTGTTCATCAATGGTGGAATTGA